A section of the Castanea sativa cultivar Marrone di Chiusa Pesio chromosome 12, ASM4071231v1 genome encodes:
- the LOC142620864 gene encoding wall-associated receptor kinase 2-like, translating to MCYGRNAQGGTIATGNWHKALLFALMLLWATEAAVDYDEPPSKNCSNIDQTCGSLNIPYPFGTRAGCYMNDDFLINCNRIYDPPLAFLRKSYINVTNISLSGELRVIFRVSKDCYEKGGARRVHNYSQYGGVNLLKFPISSTKNKFTAIGCDTNALIKGSSGTAYTTGCMSLCSKISDVVEGSCSGIGCCQTAIPKGVIDYRIEISSYFNHTNVSEFNPCSYAFVAEEKTYNFSSKDLKDLAERHKTTQVVLDWAIGNQICSEAKKDHPQKFACKNNSVCHDSDNGPGYWCSCSKGFEGNPYLPHGCQDINECERNPNLCHKNSTCINLIGAHNCSCLPGYEDDGKEPDGSGCKPIPPPIPKSQSSFPLVNRIALGVSVSLLLLLLGISWLYLGLRQRKHTQLKHKFFEQNGGFMLQQQLSRHKGSVETTRIFTAEELMKATNNYHENRILGQGGQGTVYKGILSENRIVAIKKSRTIDQSQIEQFINEVIVLSQVNHRNVVKLLGCCLETQVPMLVYEFVTNGTLFNHIHHTDHSSTLQWQLRLQLAIETAGALSYLHSAASTTIIHRDIKSTNVLLDDNYIAKVSDFGASRLVPLDQTQLTTLVQGTLGYLDPEYFQSSQLTEKSDVYSFGVLLAELLTGKKALSFDRPEAERNLAMHFVLAMKENRLFEILDRRVLNEGNAEQVTEVAMLVKTCLSLKGEERPTMKEVALELEGLKAMEKPPRVKGNMGAEETEYLLSKPDDDCLSGVNSDSACYDSVNGQVKISVLDDGR from the exons atgtgTTATGGCCGTAATGCACAAGGTGGTACTATTGCCACTGGCAACTGGCATAAGGCACTACTCTTTGCATTGATGTTACTATGGGCAACAGAAGCAGCAGTTGATTATGATGAGCCGCCTTCGAAAAATTGCAGTAATATTGACCAGACATGTGGCAGCCTTAATATTCCATACCCATTTGGCACAAGGGCAGGATGTTACATGAATGACGATTTCCTCATCAATTGCAATCGCATCTACGACCCTCCATTGGCATTCTTGCGTAAGAGCTATATAAATGTGACGAACATATCGCTTTCGGGTGAATTGCGTGTCATTTTCCGCGTTTCCAAGGATTGCTACGAGAAAGGTGGTGCGAGAAGAGTTCATAATTACAGTCAATACGGTGGGGTCAATTTGTTGAAATTCCCCATCTCCAGCACTAAAAACAAGTTCACGGCCATTGGTTGTGACACAAATGCTTTGATAAAAGGATCTAGTGGGACAGCATACACAACTGGGTGCATGTCTCTATGCTCTAAAATCAGTGACGTGGTTGAGGGGTCTTGCTCTGGCATTGGTTGTTGCCAGACTGCTATTCCGAAGGGAGTCATAGATTACAGAATCGAAATCAGTAGCTATTTCAACCACACAAATGTAAGTGAATTCAATCCTTGCAGCTATGCTTTTGTAGCAGAagaaaaaacttacaatttttcttcaaaagatCTGAAAGATTTAGCAGAAAGACATAAGACGACCCAGGTGGTGCTCGACTGGGCAATAGGGAATCAAATTTGTAGTGAAGCTAAAAAAGATCATCCTCAAAAGTTCGCATGCAAAAATAACAGTGTTTGTCATGATTCAGACAACGGTCCAGGGTATTGGTGCAGTTGTTCTAAGGGTTTCGAAGGCAACCCTTACCTTCCACATGGCTGCCAAG ATATTAATGAATGTGAGCGAAACCCCAACCTTTGCCACAAAAATTCAACATGCATCAATTTAATTGGTGCACATAATTGTTCCTGTCTGCCAGGATATGAAGATGATGGCAAAGAACCCGATGGATCGGGCTGCAAACCCATACCACCACCCATACCAAAGTCTCAGAGTTCTTTTCCCTTGGTGAATAGGATTGCACTAG GTGTAAGTGTTAGCCTCTTATTGCTACTTTTGGGCATTTCTTGGTTATACTTGGGACTTCGGCAAAGAAAGCATACCCAACTCAAACATAAGTTTTTTGAACAAAATGGTGGCTTTATGCTACAGCAACAACTTTCCAGGCACAAAGGATCTGTGGAAACAACTCGAATATTTACAGCTGAAGAACTCATGAAGGCAACAAACAATTACCATGAAAATAGAATCCTAGGCCAGGGAGGCCAAGGAACTGTGTACAAAGGAATATTATCAGAGAATAGAATAGTTGCCATTAAGAAGTCCAGAACAATAGATCAAAGTCAAATTGAACAATTCATTAATGAAGTGATTGTGCTTTCCCAAGTGAACCATAGGAATGTGGTAAAATTATTGGGATGTTGTTTGGAGACTCAAGTTCCTATGTTGGTATACGAATTTGTTACCAATGGTACCCTTTTCAACCATATACACCACACAGACCATTCTTCCACGCTTCAATGGCAATTACGATTGCAACTAGCTATAGAGACTGCAGGGGCACTTTCTTATTTGCATTCTGCTGCTTCCACTACGATCATTCATAGAGATATCAAGAGCACTAATGTACTCTTAGATGATAATTACATAGCTAAAGTATCTGATTTTGGAGCTTCGAGGCTGGTTCCTCTAGATCAAACTCAGTTAACCACATTGGTGCAAGGAACACTTGGATACTTGGATCCTGAATACTTTCAATCAAGCCAGTTAACTGAAAAGagtgatgtttatagttttggagtTCTCCTTGCAGAGTTACTAACCGGAAAGAAAGCACTTTCTTTTGATAGGCCAGAAGCAGAGAGAAACTTAGCCATGCATTTTGTCTTAGCAATGAAAGAGAACCGCTTGTTTGAAATTCTTGACCGCAGAGTGTTGAATGAGGGAAATGCTGAGCAAGTTACGGAGGTTGCCATGTTAGTGAAGACATGCTTAAGCTTGAAGGGAGAAGAGAGGCCTACCATGAAAGAAGTTGCATTGGAACTTGAGGGCTTGAAAGCAATGGAGAAACCTCCACGTGTTAAAGGCAATATGGGTGCAGAAGAGACTGAGTACTTACTCAGTAAACCAGATGATGATTGTCTCAGTGGTGTTAATAGTGATTCTGCATGTTACGACAGCGTAAATGGCCAGGTTAAAATATCGGTACTTGATGATGGGAGATAA